One genomic region from Antedon mediterranea chromosome 3, ecAntMedi1.1, whole genome shotgun sequence encodes:
- the LOC140043365 gene encoding synaptic plasticity regulator PANTS-like: MAAPMDDDDGSSSSKGAHNLLANKNIVWKPRITIEDYADKLKDCQSLGNMFHHYYIYGVKPTCELENQDFINAVKWKTSQAEDAKNALQERELKRKENPHVWKMRDENIPPKEWTIPIITENTEKQ; encoded by the exons ATGGCTGCGCCCATGGATGATGATGACGGAAGCAGCAGCAGCAAAGGTGCTCATAATTTgttagcaaataaaaatattgtgtgGAAA CCAAGGATTACCATTGAAGATTATGCTGACAAATTGAAAGATTGTCAAT CACTTGGGAATATGTTTCACCACTACTACATATATGGTGTAAAACCAACATGTGAATTAGAAAATCAGGATTTTATCAATGCAGTGAAGTGGAAGACTAGTCAAGCAGAAGACGCTAAG AATGCTCTTCAAGAACGTGAACTTAAAAGGAAAGAGAATCCTCATGTTTGGAAGATGCGAGATGAAAACATCCCTCCTAAAGAATGGACTATTCCAATAATTACTGAAAACACAGAAAAACAATGA
- the LOC140044534 gene encoding uncharacterized protein, with protein MESKSDDVPEHYAREAIDLTATIDDSFDLLVSYDTDIEHWQKKDSEATGLAASYQIDSEQLKTDQRPFVPYKKDLKLSLKPESCVQSSNSLENPHLQYLSHRFVENHIEVPLQFESVQTTRRNQPLESSQSSTSIEDSLQESYPVLVDSKVEDLPILPIDDQQITLASSIRETLEEINLHRARKSFQEQRNNQSQQLNLIPLSQSEPVSQTLNRGNQDSQLDIQRERPKVLSVLGNDRIDASDWTTARYLRIVTPQRDTNFHSERRRSRQTSLGLSEGDPFDEYVTGAGEINLLESPSEDSSFEHLRLQIGGSESELEGSISEDPPSLDRILLSDREKLLQAFAEDNLTTVPSSPGKQEIHRGQSINKINKEISDLEKEIKNLVVEIYSGREPGFLPLPGSASGIESPQGSRTGGTLSQHSADIGLVNPEHNIPLYSYSKKGIMNSQPKTPPLSSSTQDDIPSPTSSLGDVKVDNTAEAIALQKSVVGNSQVTPASPEQIAAVIAQVQRQMKQQSPVSKAMTNNQSREHASEPTTIHTGVAPVGAHSMQRNLIPTPIVNGVTPPKPEEIKRPLAWHPPTNPPVNGEKKIENTGDGAQINNYDSPPKPVTTVNRPHTLVGQNTTLAIRGAFGSSTNNKNEPVLFRSPVQSVTRKTIGAVQKPESKKGKKKLKMNGDVEGIKKNTQGAVVTVKASGESSAIVGMKDMSDGVIITQENINIDSQNMRLFSETDHTSPDTVVNTSVSNPDVKNTSTGPSTSFLGSILPWSKKQPPPPIEKTKSDPLPEKTSGDKHLNSSFLAKGNEQPDESVDTGMFHPEMTPVSSSTPVKMQPDIVHKSPDVRKESELLLQSLQKEKQPKRKLTPPSKLDSQLSNSSAKSVDIVNAHMPYTVKKRDLSKMPSTSLHKANNIAQKPRSESVTSVNEWNEHSDDIQAVLQEKARLEGQLEALSVETASALADRARLQTQIAALESQVRNSNHHLQTALQEKSEIQSEFEAIEMNRKFLEESISNLHTNIESKESALETLREDLRSSQTSSLKFQQKLGEIQAELQQRDGSISNLQDRLQETQQDLNNAIENRAQAVAIQKTFETELRSMSKTKEWLQEQLKFAQEARSKLQGNYTEAQNQLVLQGASMETLKTENARIRQQLSETQQKALNEKEQIAKHLETIEADMLAREAAFMDLQKEKVAVQQAVATKMDQIQEEKHKLSHIFISTQDLEQQLERAQRDLSTKQVAMSALEEQKRELIRKFTLTQEAVNTRDHELDTLQQQFDALEKRLKTSQTDQATQGDELHKLKVEKLALQSALATANDEKQQFDEAIQRLRQDMVMVEKGFKQMKQELGEKDGQLQSAQQENSYLKEHIQQMQQHLADEQKNVESVSAEVSGKNVVIDEFKQTKSQLEYEVAALKQELQKSHMAQKHEIELKNAAQIEGQELSEKLIAAEENLQEAMKEKVRIEGQLEMMASDQERMQKLVAEHSALKQKLAESQNTTHRDSAEQAANILRLTSDLNRIRQEFKQKDNENKATIELLQRQLQDLNQEKQATENNLAALQTKTQLDNQQEKEQLAAKLKSTKDQLSNTLATKNALERELMEFKEDSDMELDACREKINQLEEELTAADKALENQKKITAESRKLALDLERERGRLAGVKQSHEHLKSHASALENALAQQESSLTDLQDELHTRSSMQQEDATKNKKRFVETQESLERDQDIIRQLRKDLGNERSSTAKLKRDLEDTKTEFEILKKDLETRTSENAAMQSLLHKEKEIEEKQKNALDGARHDIHRTRAKLGQLEKLLQEQNAQNPIQQDTIKALKWQYEQKVSEVEGMKEQLEMAEERQQIEISSINAALKVARTDLDGLKTELATTRKDKFSYKNKLAEVKAALKATAQQNKLLKAKLLAKKNLEKRAKAEAEAEKQKQKEQLQQNPNQEKQPLVQKQLEPILSSAFDDIIIPEISYDVDALISSEDVDAATAEKSRPLQALQGCLQNLKDQMGQLQHQMDDHTVAVNSSQQTWKEVKNSLTGVKEACMKPNQKQGLSPSNTMQHNSSPLPNLPNVYNL; from the exons ATGGAATCAAAGTCAGATGACGTTCCAGAACACTATGCAAGAGAAGCCATTGACCTTACAGCCACCATCGATGATTCATTTGATCTATTGGTTTCATACGATACAGATATAGAACATTGGCAAAAGAAAGATTCTGAAGCTACAGGGTTAGCTGCATCTTATCAAATCGATAGTGAACAATTAAAAACAGACCAAAGACCATTTGTGCCTTATAAGAAAGATCTGAAGCTAAGTTTGAAACCAGAAAGTTGTGTTCAAAGTAGCAATTCTCTGGAAAACCCACATCTTCAATATTTATCTCATCGTTTTGTAGAAAATCATATTGAAGTTCCTCTTCAATTTGAAAGTGTACAGACTACAAGGAGGAATCAACCACTTGAGTCTTCTCAAAGCTCCACTTCCATTGAAGATTCCCTTCAGGAATCATATCCAGTTCTAGTAGATTCAAAAGTTGAGGATTTGCCTATTCTTCCAATTGATGATCAACAGATAACACTTGCCTCATCAATAAGAGAAACGCTTGAGGAGATTAACCTTCATCGTGCACGGAAATCTTTCCAAGAACAGAGAAATAACCAATCTCAACAATTAAATTTGATACCTCTTTCTCAATCAGAGCCTGTATCGCAAACTCTAAACAGGGGTAATCAGGATTCACAGTTAGATATCCAAAGAGAACGTCCAAAAGTGTTGTCTGTTTTGGGAAACGATCGTATTGATGCATCCGATTGGACAACAGCTCGGTATTTACGAATTGTGACACCTCAACGGGACACTAACTTTCATTCAGAACGTAGAAGAAGTCGTCAGACGTCCTTGGGACTGAGCGAGGGCGATCCATTTGACGAGTACGTAACAGGGGCTGGTGAAATTAATCTTCTTGAAAGTCCATCAGAAGACTCTAGCTTTGAACATCTTAGGCTTCAAATTGGTGGCTCAGAATCGGAACTAGAGGGATCTATTTCTGAAGATCCCCCCAGTTTAGATCGGATATTATTGTCTGATAGAGAAAAACTTCTTCAGGCTTTTGCGGAAGATAACCTGACAACCGTACCATCCAGTCCTGGCAAACAAGAGATACACCGTGGCCAATCAATTAACAAGATCAATAAGGAAATTAGTGATCTtgagaaagaaataaagaacCTTGTAGTGGAGATATATTCTGGTAGAGAACCTGGTTTCCTACCTCTTCCAGGGTCAGCGTCTGGTATAGAGAGCCCCCAAGGATCAAGAACTGGAGGAACCCTTTCACAGCATTCTGCTGACATTGGTTTGGTAAATCCAGAGCACAACATACCTTTGTACAGTTACTCTAAAAAAG GCATAATGAATTCACAACCAAAGACACCACCTCTTTCATCCTCAACCCAGGATGATATACCAAGTCCAACTTCATCTCTTGGTGATGTTAAAGTTGACAATACTGCAGAAGCAATTGCTTTACAGAAGTCTGTAGTTG gtaATTCACAAGTCACGCCTGCTTCCCCCGAACAAATTGCTGCTGTTATTGCGCAAGTTCAAAGGCAGATGAAACAACAATCTCCTGTATCAAAGGCAATGACCAACAACCAAAGTAGAGAACATGCTTCAGAACCAACAACTATCCACACAGGTGTGGCTCCTGTTGGAGCCCACTCGATGCAAAGGAATTTGATTCCAACCCCTATAGTCAATGGGGTCACACCTCCTAAACCAGAAGAAATTAAACGACCTCTTGCCTGGCATCCACCAACAAATCCACCAGTAAATGGTGAGAAGAAAATCGAAAACACAGGTGATGGTGCACAAATAAACAACTATGATAGTCCACCTAAACCGGTCACAACAGTAAATCGACCTCACACTTTGGTGGGACAGAACACAACTCTTGCAATCCGAGGTGCATTTGGATCATCAACTAATAACAAAAATGAACCTGTATTATTTCGCAGTCCTGTGCAGTCTGTCACTCGGAAAACTATTGGAGCTGTGCAGAAACCTGAAAGTAAGAAGGGGAAGAAGAAACTGAAAATGAACGGAGATGTAGAAGGAATCAAGAAAAACACCCAAGGTGCTGTAGTGACTGTCAAAGCATCGGGTGAGAGTAGTGCTATTGTTGGCATGAAAGACATGAGTGATGGTGTTATTATTACgcaagaaaatattaatatagattCTCAGAATATGAGGTTATTCAGTGAAACGGATCATACTTCACCAGATACTGTTGTAAATACTTCAGTGTCAAACCCAGATGTTAAGAACACCAGTACAGGGCCAAGTACATCTTTTCTTGGATCAATTCTTCCATGGAGCAAAAAACAACCACCACCACCTATTGAAAAAACAAAATCTGACCCCTTGCCAGAAAAAACTTCAGGAGATAAACACCTTAACTCAAGTTTTTTGGCTAAGGGTAATGAGCAACCAGATGAAAGTGTTGACACGGGAATGTTTCATCCTGAAATGACACCTGTTTCAAGTTCAACACCAGTTAAGATGCAACCAGACATTGTTCATAAATCTCCAGATGTTCGAAAAGAATCGGAACTACTTCTGCAATCGttgcaaaaagaaaaacaacCAAAACGAAAGTTAACACCACCTTCAAAATTAGACAGTCAACTATCAAACTCATCAGCAAAATCAGTTGATATTGTGAATGCCCACATGCCTTATACAGTTAAAAAAAGGGATCTTAGTAAAATGCCATCTACATCGTTGCATAAAGCAAATAATATTGCACAAAAGCCTCGAAGCGAGTCTGTGACTAGTGTGAATGAGTGGAATGAACATTCAGATGATATCCAAGCAGTCTTGCAAGAAAAGGCAAGACTAGAAGGTCAGTTGGAAGCATTGTCAGTAGAAACAGCAAGTGCTCTTGCTGATAGAGCTAGACTTCAAACCCAGATTGCTGCTTTAGAATCTCAGGTACGCAATAGCAATCATCATTTACAAACAGCTTTGCAAGAAAAATCTGAAATACAGTCTGAATTTGAAGCTATTGAAATGAATCGTAAATTTCTGGAAGAGAGTATCTCAAATTTACATACAAATATCGAAAGTAAAGAATCTGCTTTGGAGACATTAAGAGAAGACTTAAGGTCATCGCAAACTTCCAGCCTTAAGTTCCAACAAAAGCTTGGAGAGATTCAAGCAGAGTTGCAACAACGTGATGGTTCAATTTCCAATCTTCAAGATAGGTTACAAGAAACGCAACAAGATTTGAATAACGCTATAGAAAACAGAGCACAAGCAGTTGCCattcaaaaaacatttgaaacagAATTAAGGTCAATGAGTAAGACTAAGGAATGGCTTCAGGAACAGCTTAAATTTGCACAAGAAGCTAGAAGCAAACTTCAAGGAAACTATACAGAAGCTCAGAACCAACTGGTTCTTCAGGGAGCAAGTATGGAAACCTTAAAAACTGAGAATGCACGCATACGACAACAGCTCTCGGAAACCCAACAGAAAGCACTAAATGAAAAAGAGCAGATTGCCAAACATCTAGAAACTATAGAAGCTGATATGCTTGCAAGAGAGGCAGCATTTATGGATCTTCAAAAAGAGAAGGTTGCTGTTCAACAAGCAGTTGCCACAAAAATGGATCAGATTCaagaagaaaaacataaattgtCACATATCTTTATCTCTACACAAGATTTAGAGCAGCAACTTGAAAGAGCACAGAGAGATCTGTCTACTAAACAGGTGGCTATGTCAGCTCTTGAGGAGCAGAAAAGAGAGTTGATAAGAAAGTTTACATTAACACAG GAAGCAGTAAATACTCGAGACCATGAACTGGACACGCTACAACAACAATTTGATGCTCTTGAAAAGCGTCTGAAAACATCACAAACTGATCAAGCAACACAAGGTGATGAACTTCACAAGTTGAAAGTTGAAAAACTTGCGCTGCAATCTGCTCTTGCCACTGCTAACGATGAAAAACAACAGTTTGATGAAGCTATACAGAGGCTGAGACAAGATATGGTTATGGTTGAAAAGGGATTCAAGCAAATGAAACAAGAACTTGGTGAAAAAGATGGCCAACTACAAAGTGCACAACAAGAGAATAGTTATCTTAAAGAACATATACAACAAATGCAACAACATTTAGCAGATGAACAGAAAAATGTGGAGAGTGTTAGTGCAGAAGTTAGTGGTAAAAACGTGGTGATTGATGaattcaaacaaacaaaatcgCAGCTTGAGTACGAAGTAGCTGCATTGAAACAAGAATTGCAAAAGAGTCACATGGCTCAGAAACATGAAATAGAACTGAAAAATGCTGCACAGATAGAAGGACAAGAATTATCTGAAAAATTAATTGCAGCAGAGGAAAACTTGCAAGAAGCTATGAAAGAAAAGGTACGGATTGAAGGACAGTTAGAGATGATGGCAAGTGATCAAGAAAGAATGCAGAAACTTGTGGCTGAACATAGTGCTTTGAAGCAAAAGCTAGCAGAATCTCAAAACACAACACATAGAGACTCCGCTGAACAGGCTGCAAACATCTTAAGACTAACATCCGATCTTAATAGAATACGTCAAGAGTTTAAGCAGAAAGACAATGAGAATAAAGCAACTATTGAACTACTTCAGCGACAACTACAAGACTTAAACCAAGAGAAACAAGCAACTGAGAACAACCTTGCTGCTCTCCAAACAAAAACACAGCTTGATAATCAGCAAGAGAAGGAACAGTTAGCTGCAAAATTAAAATCTACAAAGGATCAACTTAGTAACACTCTAGCTACAAAGAATGCTCTTGAAAGGGAGCTTATGGAGTTTAAAGAAGATTCTGATATGGAATTGGATGCCTGTAGAGAAAAGATTAATCAGCTTGAAGAAGAGCTTACA GCGGCTGACAAAGCTCTTGAAAATCAAAAGAAGATTACAGCAGAAAGTAGAAAGTTAGCACTCGACCTGGAAAGAGAAAGAGGCCGATTAGCTG GTGTCAAGCAGAGTCATGAACATCTTAAAAGTCACGCAAGCGCTCTTGAAAATGCTCTTGCTCAACAAGAGTCATCGTTGACTGACTTACAAGATGAGTTGCACACTCGATCCAGTATGCAGCAAGAAGATGCAACTAAGAATAAAAAACGTTTTGTAGAAACTCAGGAGAGTTTAGAAAGGGATCAAGATATTATCAGACAGCTTAGAAAAGAT cttggtAATGAGAGGTCGTCAACAGCAAAGTTAAAGAGAGATTTAGAAGACACTAAAACAGAATTTGAAATCCTTAAAAAAGATCTGGAAACAAGAACATCTGAAAATGCTGCAATGCAAAGTTTGTTGCATAAAGAAAAAGAG attgaAGAGAAACAAAAGAATGCATTGGATGGAGCTAGGCATGATATCCATAGGACTCGAGCCAAACTAGGACAATTGGAAAAACTACTACAGGAGCAGAATGCCCAAAACCCTATACAACAAGATACTATCAAG GCATTGAAATGGCAATATGAACAGAAAGTGTCGGAAGTAGAGGGAATGAAAGAGCAATTGGAAATGGCCGAGGAACGTCAACAAATTGAAATATCCAGCATTAATGCTGCCCTCAAG GTGGCAAGAACTGATTTGGATGGTCTAAAAACAGAGCTAGCAACTACTCGCAAGGACAAattttcatacaaaaataaGTTGGCTGAAGTAAAGGCAGCACTGAAGGCTACAGCTCAACAAAATAAG CTACTGAAAGCTAAGTTATTAGCCAAAAAGAACCTAGAGAAGAGAGCGAAAGCAGAAGCAGAAGCtgagaaacagaaacaaaaagaGCAGCTACAACAAAATCCAAACCAAGAGAAACAACCCCTGGTACAGAAGCAACTTGAGCCGATTCTCTCATCTGCATTCGATGATATAATAATACCAGAAATAAGTTATGATGTTGATGCTTTGATAAGCAGTGAGGACGTAGACGCTGCCACGGCTGAAAAGAGCAG aCCATTGCAGGCATTACAGGGATGTCTTCAGAATCTTAAAGATCAAATGGGTCAATTACAACATCAAATGGATGACCATACAGTTGCTGTAAATTCATCACAGCAAACATGGAA ggAAGTGAAAAACAGTCTGACAGGGGTGAAAGAAGCATGTATGAAGCCTAACCAAAAGCAGGGGCTTAGCCCATCTAATACAATGCAACACAATTCTTCTCCTTTGCCAAACCTACCCAATGTTTATAACCTTTAG
- the LOC140043250 gene encoding uncharacterized protein → MATDFNVDLVNVSTWYDDHHLFRQLQVLYRDLIAVADIDKAQKTIDLLHQLIKSGHLSSEKLTVLYQTIKITQTFGAIEVLQQSFPDVQEINITHFAPYRHWIVNLGNALTKEDIGQIDALYNGSALKNYEDAWSMIWDLEQRKILCKERKEEFINDLRKIGLESRVKPPTEGQVATSSNEEQGMRKEVKSETDKIEEYLLQRQKKLCSQASRFTPATMRDRYNVDISQMFTDLELRKEAKNNKGCKPTTLTEVIDVISSKPGCRALIDGEGGIGKTTILRHLAYNWATATQSIKSFKGKIVFLLSLRDLDKDEDIIDLVVKQIDMKEFSRHTKLPRNSELIQDFLITNADKLVFFLDGLDELRFNNQSVIRLFKKTNLEESTVILTSRSENIDKFVKESNVHVRVNGFNNKSIGKYIDKHFEYFEKPELEKSLKKELDIDTHLETVRPTWMMQRIRMRRLSEGERKHPEAYAMCKNPMLLLSLCILWEDHQSLPEDKTDLFKELFRSILNQFNKRENITKISEFEKTPVKYVNAMILLGKCMYDSLKVNQLSINKTDLTKHSNKAMVDTALKLGFVYEDAQISKSNFDNIFMPPHKLIVESLVGFYLCKLCESEGMENECSDVRTLLTPLDDDEWEVIRESKHLYRAREFAIGFLGDKAGGFLKHWVTNSLSTYRYLPRNFNFVKKQHKDTVVNELINHMTSKDLEINNHLDDISTSIRMFIDYISPRVQCDGHFIRLIMQLYCMQYDWHSASVFCSKMALERKGRVIAHILGIQDKCDDVVILNLSRDVFHDFVSESGIP, encoded by the exons ATGGCAACAG ATTTTAATGTTGATTTAGTGAACGTTTCAACTTGGTATGATGACCACCACCTCTTTCGACAGCTGCAAGTTTTATACCGAGATTTAATTGCAGTAGCGGACATAGATAAAGCACAAAAAACGATAGACTTACTACaccaattaattaaatcaggACATTTGAGTTCAGAAAAGCTTACAGTACTTTATCAAACAATCAAAATAACTCAAACGTTTGGAGCCATCGAAGTTCTCCAACAATCTTTTCCCGACGTTCAAGAAATCAATATTACACATTTCGCTCCATATCGACACTGGATTGTCAATTTAGGAAATGCACTGACCAAAGAAGATATTGGCCAAATTGATGCACTGTACAATGGCAGTGCGTTAAAGAATTATGAAGATGCCTGGAGTATGATTTGGGATTTGGAGCAGAGAAAAATACTttgtaaagaaagaaaagaagagtTTATTAACGATCTAAGAAAGATTGGACTGGAATCAAGAGTGAAACCTCCGACTGAAG GGCAAGTGGCAACCAGTAGTAATGAAGAACAAGGAATGCGAAAAGAAGTTAAATCAGAAACAG ACAAGATTGAAGAATATCTGCTTCAAAGACAAAAGAAATTGTGCAGCCAGGCCAGTAGATTTACACCAGCAACAATGCGTGATAGATACAATGTTGACATTTCACAGATGTTCACGGATTTGGAACTACGCAAAGaagctaaaaataataaaggctGCAAACCAACAACATTAACAGAAGTGATAGATGTTATCAGTTCCAAACCTGGATGTAGAGCTCTTATTGATGGGGAGGGTGGGATAGGTAAAACTACCATATTAAGGCATTTAGCATACAATTGGGCTACGGCTACTCAATCAATTAAATCATTTAAaggtaaaattgtatttcttttaagTTTACGGGATTTAGATAAAGATGAAGACATCATTGATTTAGTTGTAAAGCAAATTGATATGAAAGAGTTTAGCAGGCACACAAAACTTCCACGAAATTCAGAGTTAATTCAAGATTTTCTAATAACCAATGCCGATAAATTGGTATTTTTCTTAGACGGATTAGACGAATTGCGATTTAATAATCAAAGCGTAATTCGTCTTTTCAAAAAGACCAACCTAGAAGAAAGTACCGTGATACTTACTTCACGATCAGAAAACATAGACAAATTCGTAAAAGAGAGTAACGTACATGTAAGAGTTAATGGATTTAATAACAAGAGCATAGGAAAGTATATTGACAAACATTTTGAGTATTTTGAAAAACCAGAATTGGAAAAATCCCTTAAAAAGGAATTAGATATTGACACGCATCTTGAAACAGTTAGGCCTACGTGGATGATGCAGCGTATTAGAATGCGTCGCTTAAGCGAGGGAGAGCGAAAACATCCTGAAGCGTATGCAATGTGCAAAAACCCGATGCTACTTCTTTCACTCTGTATATTGTGGGAAGATCATCAAAGTCTCCCCGAAGATAAAACTGACCTCTTCAAAGAACTCTTTCGTAGTATTTTGAATCAGTTCAATAAACGAGAAAACATAACAAAGATttctgaatttgaaaaaacaccAGTGAAGTATGTAAATGCTATGATTTTATTAGGGAAATGTATGTATGATAGCTTAAAAGTAAACCAACTTTCAATAAACAAAACGGATTTGACTAAACATTCGAACAAAGCTATGGTTGATACGGCCTTAAAACTCGGGTTCGTTTATGAAGACGCACAAATttcaaaatcaaattttgataacatttttatgccTCCTCACAAATTGATAGTAGAGTCATTGGTGGGATTTTACTTGTGCAAATTATGTGAAAGTGAAGGTATGGAGAATGAGTGCTCAGATGTACGAACATTACTTACACCATTGGATGATGATGAGTGGGAGGTGATACGAGAGAGTAAGCATTTATACAGAGCGAGAGAGTTTGCAATTGGTTTCCTTGGTGATAAAGCTGGCGGTTTCCTCAAGCACTGGGTTACAAATAGTTTGTCAACATATCGCTATCTGCCGAGAAattttaactttgttaaaaaacaacataaagaTACTGTggtaaatgaattaattaatcacATGACAAGCAAagatttagaaataaataatcatttggATGATATATCTACCTCCATAAGAATGTTTATTGATTACATTAGTCCACGTGTACAATGTGACGGGCATTTCATACGTCTAATTATGCAATTGTATTGTATGCAATATGATTGGCATAGTGCCAGTGTCTTTTGTAGTAAGATGGCATTGGAGCGAAAGGGAAGAGTTATTGCACACATTTTAGGCATTCAAGATAAATGTGACGATGTTGTGATTCTGAATCTATCACGTGATGTATTTCATGACTTTGTATCAGAAT CTGGAATACCTTGA
- the LOC140044532 gene encoding lymphoid-specific helicase-like isoform X2, translating to MVIHQGKFKSSKTMVRDSKAVMDPMELLKVLHSTDHSGIIKNCEEQVISDADLELLLDRSDLVGNNAGNKLKPVKENEVFKVLESCDENVMELKISVLGSHTVYPILHKLKSGIVNDT from the exons ATGGTCATTCATCAAG GTAAATTCAAAAGCAGTAAAACTATGGTGAGAGACTCAAAAGCTGTGATGGATCCCATGGAACTACTAAAAGTGTTACACTCCACTGATCACTCTGGCATTATCAAAAACTGTGAAGAACAAGTCATCAGCGACGCAGATCTTGAGCTCCTATTGGATCGCAGCGACCTTGTTGGGAATAATGCAGGAAATAAATTGAAACCAGTAAAGGAGAATGAAGTGTTTAAGGTTCTGGAATCCTGCGATGAGAATGTCATGGAGTTAAAGATCTCAGTACTGGGTTCACATACTGTATACCCAATATTGCACAAATTGAAATCTGGGATTGTTAATG ACACGTGA
- the LOC140044532 gene encoding lymphoid-specific helicase-like isoform X1, whose protein sequence is MVIHQGKFKSSKTMVRDSKAVMDPMELLKVLHSTDHSGIIKNCEEQVISDADLELLLDRSDLVGNNAGNKLKPVKENEVFKVLESCDENVMELKISVLGSHTVYPILHKLKSGIVNGIYDI, encoded by the exons ATGGTCATTCATCAAG GTAAATTCAAAAGCAGTAAAACTATGGTGAGAGACTCAAAAGCTGTGATGGATCCCATGGAACTACTAAAAGTGTTACACTCCACTGATCACTCTGGCATTATCAAAAACTGTGAAGAACAAGTCATCAGCGACGCAGATCTTGAGCTCCTATTGGATCGCAGCGACCTTGTTGGGAATAATGCAGGAAATAAATTGAAACCAGTAAAGGAGAATGAAGTGTTTAAGGTTCTGGAATCCTGCGATGAGAATGTCATGGAGTTAAAGATCTCAGTACTGGGTTCACATACTGTATACCCAATATTGCACAAATTGAAATCTGGGATTGTTAATGGTATTTATGACATTTAG